The following are encoded in a window of Chloroflexia bacterium SDU3-3 genomic DNA:
- a CDS encoding nucleotide exchange factor GrpE — protein sequence MTDPFFGRRQSLGECQAELAATRKENAELKASFLRIADALETTRKNVDRDVAARVTAQTRRVALALIDVADNLERAMAYAPADDALRPGVQATLQMLQATMAREGVLPMDLVPGAAYDPRLHEAVTGHPADVDRETVHQVVRTGYTLDGQVLRPAHVVVALPRA from the coding sequence ATGACCGACCCGTTTTTTGGCCGACGCCAGAGCCTGGGCGAGTGCCAGGCCGAGCTGGCCGCCACGCGCAAGGAGAACGCCGAGCTGAAGGCCAGCTTCCTGCGGATCGCCGACGCGCTGGAGACCACGCGCAAGAATGTGGACCGCGACGTGGCCGCGCGCGTGACCGCGCAGACGCGGCGGGTGGCGCTGGCCCTGATCGACGTGGCCGACAACCTGGAGCGCGCCATGGCCTACGCCCCCGCCGACGACGCGCTGCGCCCCGGCGTGCAGGCCACGCTGCAGATGCTGCAGGCCACCATGGCCCGCGAGGGCGTGCTGCCCATGGATCTGGTCCCCGGCGCGGCCTACGACCCGCGCCTGCACGAGGCGGTGACGGGCCACCCCGCCGATGTGGACCGCGAGACCGTGCACCAGGTGGTGCGCACCGGCTACACGCTGGATGGCCAGGTGCTGCGCCCCGCCCACGTGGTGGTGGCGCTGCCGCGCGCCTAG
- a CDS encoding J domain-containing protein codes for MENNDLYAVLGVAPDADDATIKAAYRKLARAYHPDRNAGDAKAEERFKEVNSAYQVLGDPEQRRQYDALRQQARWQGQRHAGGGQATLDPEDFGDLFGADGPYADLFGSLFGGAAGRAAQQRPRRGRDMEIVCEISLEESFNGASRVIQVGERTIEAKIPRGVADGSRVRLAGQGAAGAPAGDLFLVIQLLPHQRFSREGDDLTADVDVDFLTAALGGVARVAGLDGAIKLRIPPRTQASTRFRLRGKGMPRLGSPDQRGDLYARVRLVLPENLSDADLAALRALRDGTRSAQANEQN; via the coding sequence ATGGAGAACAACGATCTCTACGCCGTGCTGGGGGTGGCCCCCGACGCCGACGATGCGACGATAAAGGCGGCCTACCGCAAGCTGGCCCGCGCCTACCACCCCGACAGAAACGCGGGCGATGCCAAGGCCGAGGAGCGCTTCAAGGAGGTGAACAGCGCCTACCAGGTGCTGGGCGACCCCGAGCAGCGCCGCCAGTACGACGCGCTGCGCCAGCAGGCCCGCTGGCAGGGCCAGCGCCACGCGGGCGGCGGCCAGGCCACGCTCGACCCCGAGGACTTCGGCGATCTGTTCGGGGCCGATGGGCCATACGCCGATCTGTTCGGCTCGCTGTTTGGCGGCGCGGCTGGCCGCGCGGCCCAGCAGCGGCCCAGGCGCGGGCGCGACATGGAGATCGTGTGTGAAATCTCGCTGGAGGAGTCGTTCAATGGTGCGAGCCGCGTGATCCAGGTGGGTGAGCGCACAATCGAGGCCAAGATCCCGCGCGGCGTGGCCGATGGCTCGCGGGTGCGGCTGGCCGGGCAGGGCGCGGCGGGCGCTCCGGCGGGCGATCTGTTCTTGGTCATCCAGCTGCTGCCGCACCAGCGTTTCAGCCGCGAGGGCGACGACCTGACGGCGGATGTGGATGTGGACTTTCTGACGGCGGCGCTGGGCGGGGTGGCCCGTGTGGCCGGTCTGGATGGCGCGATCAAGCTGCGCATCCCGCCGCGCACCCAGGCGAGCACGCGCTTCCGGCTGCGCGGCAAGGGCATGCCCCGCCTGGGCAGCCCCGATCAGCGCGGCGATCTGTATGCGCGGGTGCGCCTGGTGCTTCCCGAGAATCTGAGCGATGCGGATCTGGCGGCGCTGCGGGCGCTGCGCGATGGCACGCGGTCTGCACAGGCAAACGAGCAGAACTAG
- a CDS encoding YafY family transcriptional regulator, giving the protein MYHPTSRVLTVLELLQSHPQISGPDLAARMEVDVRTVRRYVAMLQDLGIPIRSVVGRQGGYALRPGFKLPPLMFRDEEAMALCLGLLVARRLGLGATAPTIEGVLAKVERVLPDALRERVQALYATLELDVAGPAAVVESVHLGILGLATQRGRRVLLRYASGEGVREREFEPYGVACYGGRWYTAGRCLLRDDLRVFRLDRVRHLALLDAEFAPPQGFDCLAHITRSFADIPDIWDCTVILGTDLALARSAFPASLAVLEEIEGGTLLRSSIDDLDMLARQIARLGCPITVLGPPELRTAFQRLAALLAAA; this is encoded by the coding sequence ATGTATCACCCCACGAGCCGAGTGCTCACCGTGTTGGAGCTGCTGCAGTCGCACCCGCAGATCAGCGGGCCGGATCTAGCGGCGCGGATGGAGGTGGATGTGCGCACGGTGCGGCGCTATGTGGCCATGCTGCAAGATCTGGGCATCCCCATCCGCTCGGTGGTGGGGCGGCAGGGCGGCTACGCGCTGCGCCCCGGCTTCAAGCTGCCGCCGCTGATGTTTCGCGACGAGGAGGCCATGGCGCTGTGCCTGGGGCTGCTGGTGGCGCGGCGTCTGGGCCTGGGTGCCACCGCCCCCACCATCGAGGGCGTGCTGGCCAAGGTCGAGCGGGTGCTGCCCGATGCGCTGCGCGAGCGGGTGCAGGCGCTCTACGCCACCCTGGAGCTGGATGTGGCTGGCCCGGCTGCGGTGGTGGAGAGCGTGCACCTAGGCATCTTGGGGCTTGCCACCCAGCGCGGGCGGCGTGTGCTGCTGCGCTACGCATCGGGCGAGGGTGTGCGCGAGCGCGAATTTGAACCCTATGGCGTGGCCTGCTATGGCGGGCGCTGGTATACCGCAGGCCGCTGCCTGCTGCGCGACGATCTGCGCGTGTTCCGGCTCGACCGCGTGCGCCACCTGGCCCTGCTGGATGCCGAGTTCGCGCCGCCGCAGGGCTTCGACTGCCTAGCACACATCACCCGATCGTTTGCCGATATCCCCGATATATGGGACTGCACGGTGATCCTTGGCACAGATCTTGCTTTGGCACGTAGTGCGTTCCCTGCATCGCTGGCGGTGCTCGAAGAGATAGAAGGTGGCACGCTGCTACGATCCTCGATCGACGATCTGGACATGCTGGCCCGCCAGATAGCGCGGCTTGGCTGTCCAATTACTGTGCTTGGCCCACCCGAGCTGCGCACCGCATTCCAGCGGCTTGCGGCGCTGCTGGCTGCGGCCTGA